One part of the Mangrovibacillus cuniculi genome encodes these proteins:
- the trpE gene encoding anthranilate synthase component I has translation MSKEKQRLIRELPGDVLTPVSAYLQLNGRNKCFLESSNKHEDSGRFSIIGQNPSFMLEKRNQTYQKVSLLNNHVEELDSNDLTGAIAEIMPKQNVNSELPLLDGLVGYVGYDVIREREKIGSYPTDDSQIADVSFYYMDEIVIFDHLKQSVYVVVTQRENETDNALQIRLDEILQDLQQPASNYLDSYVSLGEFSSSVKKDQFIKEVKTLKQHILEGDIFQAVLSQRFEAPFEGNPFELYRKLRKKNPSPYMFYLDFPDQQILGASPECYIKKQEMEVLTNPIAGTRKRGKTPDEDQALEKELVRNEKELAEHDMLVDLGRNDLNMLCEAGSVTVTNYQKVVKYEHVMHLVSEVTGKLRNDVHELSPITACLPAGTVSGAPKIRAMQLINEAEPVKRAVYSGGIGYISSNYNFDFALAIRMMRIQDNKAFVQAGAGIVFDSEPEAEYEETVHKAKSIVGVLV, from the coding sequence ATGAGTAAGGAAAAGCAAAGGTTAATAAGAGAGTTACCTGGAGATGTATTAACCCCCGTTTCGGCATACCTGCAGTTAAATGGGAGAAACAAGTGTTTTTTAGAAAGTTCAAACAAACATGAAGATAGTGGAAGATTTTCGATTATTGGTCAAAATCCATCGTTCATGTTAGAAAAAAGAAACCAAACCTATCAAAAGGTTTCCCTACTAAATAATCACGTAGAAGAATTAGATAGCAATGACTTAACAGGGGCTATTGCTGAGATAATGCCTAAGCAAAACGTAAATTCAGAACTTCCATTATTAGATGGTTTAGTTGGTTACGTTGGGTATGATGTAATTCGTGAAAGAGAAAAAATTGGAAGTTATCCAACTGACGATTCTCAAATTGCAGATGTATCCTTTTACTATATGGACGAGATTGTCATCTTTGACCATCTCAAGCAATCCGTTTATGTAGTAGTAACACAAAGAGAAAATGAAACAGATAATGCTCTGCAGATAAGATTAGACGAGATTTTACAGGATTTACAACAGCCCGCTTCCAATTATTTAGACAGTTACGTATCGCTGGGTGAGTTTTCCTCTTCCGTAAAAAAAGATCAATTCATTAAGGAAGTAAAAACGTTAAAGCAACACATTCTAGAAGGCGATATATTTCAAGCTGTGCTTTCTCAACGATTTGAAGCACCGTTTGAAGGGAATCCATTTGAATTATATAGAAAATTAAGAAAGAAAAATCCTTCTCCTTATATGTTTTACCTAGACTTTCCTGATCAGCAAATTTTAGGCGCTTCTCCGGAATGCTATATTAAAAAGCAAGAAATGGAAGTGTTAACTAATCCGATTGCTGGGACTAGAAAGAGAGGAAAAACACCTGATGAGGACCAAGCTCTTGAGAAAGAGTTAGTGAGAAATGAAAAAGAGTTAGCAGAACATGATATGTTGGTTGATTTAGGTAGAAATGATTTAAATATGTTATGTGAAGCTGGTTCTGTTACTGTAACGAATTACCAAAAAGTGGTGAAGTATGAACATGTGATGCATCTCGTTTCAGAGGTAACAGGTAAATTGCGAAACGATGTTCATGAACTTTCTCCTATTACGGCGTGTTTGCCAGCTGGTACAGTATCAGGAGCACCGAAAATTCGTGCAATGCAATTAATTAATGAAGCTGAACCTGTTAAAAGAGCCGTTTATAGTGGAGGGATAGGATACATCTCATCCAATTACAATTTTGATTTTGCCCTTGCCATAAGGATGATGAGAATTCAAGATAACAAAGCATTTGTTCAAGCTGGTGCTGGAATAGTTTTTGATTCAGAGCCTGAGGCGGAATATGAGGAAACAGTTCATAAAGCTAAATCCATTGTGGGGGTGCTTGTATGA
- a CDS encoding anthranilate synthase component II yields the protein MILLIDHYDSFTFNVANMFKQYGEVKVVRHDEITLEDIKKLNPSAIVLSPGPGKPSDVPNSKRIVREFYRQTPIMGICLGHQLIMEEFGGMVEKTNAIKHGKTSMIMHTGKGIFSYLSNPLKVMRYHSLVANKEMIPEEFDLLATSMDDGHIMAVQHKDARLVGLQFHPESIGTKEGKEIVASFMSLVPVKECV from the coding sequence ATGATCTTACTTATTGATCACTATGATTCGTTTACTTTTAACGTGGCCAACATGTTCAAGCAATATGGCGAAGTGAAAGTGGTTCGGCATGATGAAATCACATTAGAAGATATAAAGAAATTGAACCCTAGTGCAATTGTCCTTTCACCAGGTCCTGGTAAACCGAGTGATGTACCAAATTCCAAACGAATTGTACGAGAGTTTTATCGTCAAACACCAATCATGGGTATATGTTTAGGTCATCAACTAATTATGGAAGAATTCGGTGGAATGGTAGAGAAGACAAATGCTATTAAGCACGGGAAAACATCCATGATTATGCATACTGGAAAAGGCATATTCTCTTACTTATCAAATCCATTAAAAGTAATGAGATATCACTCCTTAGTTGCTAACAAGGAAATGATTCCAGAAGAGTTCGATTTGCTTGCCACTTCTATGGATGACGGACACATCATGGCTGTTCAACATAAAGATGCACGTTTAGTTGGTCTTCAATTCCATCCAGAGTCTATTGGAACTAAAGAAGGAAAAGAGATTGTCGCTAGCTTTATGTCTCTAGTTCCTGTAAAGGAGTGTGTATGA